The Bacillus sp. Marseille-Q1617 genome has a segment encoding these proteins:
- the metC gene encoding cystathionine beta-lyase translates to MSEKTYSQQTSLLHSHGYDAHTGAVSTPLYHATTFHQSDFDQYGSYDYSRSGNPTREALEETIAELEGGVEGFAFSSGMAAISTSFLMLSHGDHVLISEEVYGGTYRLITEVLNRFGIQYSFVDMRDLHEVARSIKPNTKVIYIETPSNPLLNITDIEGVVKLAKANNCLTFLDNTFMTPLLQKPLSLGVDVVLHSATKFLAGHSDVLAGIAVTGNEKIAQKLSFLQNSFGAVLGPQDSWLLLRGLKTLHVRLKQSSESAYKIARFLETRDEVEEVYYPGLSYHKGHEIHVRQAKGPGAVLSFRLKGEEEVRKLTKQVDIPVFAVSLGAVESILSYPAKMSHASMPEKERVRRGITSGLLRLSVGLENTDELIKDLEQGLNSLKEVPIKKVINL, encoded by the coding sequence ATGAGTGAAAAAACGTACTCACAGCAAACTTCCCTGCTTCATTCTCACGGATATGATGCCCATACAGGTGCTGTTTCTACACCGCTCTATCACGCAACCACTTTTCATCAGAGCGATTTTGACCAATATGGATCCTATGATTACAGCAGGTCGGGAAATCCAACCAGGGAAGCATTGGAAGAGACGATTGCAGAACTTGAAGGCGGCGTAGAAGGGTTTGCTTTTTCTTCAGGCATGGCAGCCATTTCTACGAGTTTCCTTATGCTTTCGCATGGGGATCATGTCCTCATTTCTGAAGAAGTATATGGGGGTACTTATCGATTGATCACAGAGGTATTGAACCGATTTGGCATTCAGTATTCCTTTGTGGATATGAGGGATCTTCATGAGGTCGCCCGTTCAATCAAACCAAATACAAAAGTGATTTACATTGAAACACCTTCGAACCCTTTACTTAACATTACAGATATTGAAGGGGTCGTAAAATTGGCAAAAGCCAATAACTGTCTGACCTTTCTCGATAATACGTTTATGACTCCTCTGCTGCAAAAGCCTTTATCACTTGGAGTAGATGTGGTCTTACACAGTGCAACCAAGTTTCTGGCAGGTCACAGTGATGTACTCGCCGGAATAGCAGTGACCGGAAATGAAAAAATCGCCCAGAAGTTATCATTCTTACAAAATTCATTTGGTGCTGTACTGGGACCTCAAGACAGCTGGCTATTGCTGAGAGGCCTTAAAACATTGCATGTACGCCTTAAGCAGTCATCCGAAAGTGCCTATAAGATCGCCCGCTTCCTTGAAACGAGGGATGAAGTGGAAGAAGTATATTACCCGGGACTGAGCTATCATAAAGGCCATGAAATCCATGTTCGCCAGGCAAAAGGACCTGGTGCTGTCTTATCCTTCCGCTTAAAAGGTGAAGAAGAAGTCAGGAAATTGACAAAACAAGTAGATATCCCTGTATTTGCTGTAAGCTTAGGTGCAGTTGAATCCATCCTTTCATATCCTGCAAAAATGTCTCATGCATCCATGCCTGAAAAGGAAAGAGTGAGAAGGGGGATCACATCTGGCCTGCTGAGGTTATCAGTTGGATTGGAGAACACAGATGAATTGATTAAGGACCTTGAACAGGGGTTGAATTCTCTGAAAGAAGTACCAATAAAGAAAGTCATCAATTTATAA
- a CDS encoding bifunctional homocysteine S-methyltransferase/methylenetetrahydrofolate reductase, with the protein MKPLIQSLKERILIADGAMGTLLYSYGVDRCFEELNLSHPNEVLKVHRDYIEAGADIIQTNTYGANYEKLSRYGLEDSVKEINTAAARLAKKAAGDHTYVIGTIGGIRAIKQNISLEEIKRSFREQLYCLLLEGVDGILLETYYDFEELTTVLKIAKRETDLPVIAQVSLHETGVLQNGMKIKEALHQLELLGADVVGINCRMGPYHMVSSLEEVPVPKSSFLSVYPNASLPNYEEGRFYYSAEPEYFGDISNELREQGARIIGGCCGTTPEHIRAVSKKLKSRVPVTEKKVKTKKSVQLSSQPPKERLLHHQVKEKKTVIVELDPPKHLDTDLFFKGAQALKEEGIDALTLADNPLASPRVSNDAIGTMVKERYDLTPLVHITCRDRNLIGLQSHLMGLHTLGIHNILAITGDPAKIGDFPGAASVYDLSSLELIELIKQNNEGISFSGKSLRQKTQFSVGAAYNPNFRHMDASVKRLERKIKAGADYFISQPIFGVEEMFQVYEATKHLDTPIFIGIMPLLSSRNAEFLHHEVPGIKVPEETRNRMKDAGSDPVHTRAVGMQIAKESLDTALELFNGIYLITPFVRYDMSIELLRYMKEKAVIEKEVPYGRHII; encoded by the coding sequence GTGAAACCGCTCATACAATCTTTGAAAGAAAGAATTTTGATAGCAGACGGAGCAATGGGGACTCTGTTGTATTCATACGGGGTGGATCGATGCTTCGAGGAGTTGAACCTTTCACACCCTAATGAAGTATTGAAAGTCCACAGAGATTATATAGAAGCTGGAGCGGATATCATCCAGACCAATACGTACGGTGCCAATTACGAAAAACTTTCCCGGTATGGGCTGGAGGATTCTGTGAAAGAAATCAATACCGCAGCTGCAAGGCTCGCTAAAAAGGCGGCTGGGGATCACACCTATGTAATAGGGACCATTGGTGGAATCAGGGCGATCAAGCAAAATATTTCACTCGAGGAAATCAAAAGAAGCTTCCGGGAACAGCTGTACTGTTTGCTTCTTGAAGGTGTTGATGGAATCCTCCTTGAAACGTACTACGACTTTGAGGAATTGACGACAGTCCTGAAGATTGCAAAGCGGGAAACAGATCTTCCCGTCATTGCACAGGTATCGCTGCATGAAACAGGAGTTCTTCAAAATGGCATGAAGATAAAAGAAGCTCTTCATCAGCTGGAATTGCTGGGTGCAGATGTTGTAGGGATCAATTGCAGAATGGGTCCATATCACATGGTTTCTTCACTTGAAGAAGTGCCGGTTCCCAAGAGCTCCTTTCTATCCGTTTATCCTAATGCGAGTCTGCCGAACTATGAAGAGGGAAGATTCTATTATTCTGCTGAACCGGAGTATTTCGGGGATATCAGCAATGAACTCCGCGAACAAGGGGCCAGAATCATAGGAGGATGCTGCGGGACGACCCCTGAGCATATCCGGGCTGTGTCAAAAAAATTAAAAAGCAGGGTGCCTGTGACTGAAAAGAAAGTGAAGACAAAAAAGTCGGTGCAGCTTTCATCCCAGCCTCCAAAAGAGAGGCTCCTGCATCATCAAGTGAAAGAAAAGAAGACGGTAATCGTCGAACTGGACCCGCCCAAGCACCTTGATACAGATTTGTTCTTTAAGGGTGCTCAAGCTTTAAAGGAAGAGGGGATTGATGCATTGACCCTTGCTGATAATCCATTGGCATCTCCGAGGGTCAGTAATGACGCGATCGGGACAATGGTAAAGGAACGATATGATCTTACTCCATTGGTTCACATCACTTGCCGTGACCGTAATTTAATCGGTCTACAATCACATTTGATGGGACTCCATACCCTGGGGATCCACAATATTTTAGCTATTACAGGTGATCCCGCCAAGATAGGGGATTTCCCGGGAGCGGCTTCTGTTTACGATCTCTCAAGTCTGGAACTGATTGAATTAATCAAACAAAATAATGAAGGAATATCATTCTCCGGCAAGTCACTCAGGCAAAAGACTCAGTTCTCAGTAGGTGCTGCATACAATCCGAACTTCAGGCATATGGATGCTTCGGTAAAACGCCTCGAGAGAAAAATAAAGGCTGGAGCTGATTACTTCATTTCTCAGCCTATATTTGGAGTCGAAGAAATGTTCCAAGTATACGAAGCTACGAAGCATTTAGATACGCCAATTTTCATTGGGATCATGCCTTTACTGAGTTCGAGAAATGCAGAGTTTCTTCACCATGAAGTACCCGGCATCAAAGTACCGGAGGAAACAAGAAACAGAATGAAGGATGCAGGTTCAGACCCCGTCCACACAAGGGCAGTCGGAATGCAGATTGCAAAGGAATCATTGGACACCGCACTTGAATTGTTTAACGGTATCTATCTGATTACTCCTTTTGTCCGTTATGATATGAGTATTGAATTGCTACGGTATATGAAAGAAAAAGCAGTGATAGAAAAGGAGGTTCCTTATGGCCGGCACATTATTTGA